The region AATACTCAAGAATTAAATATTCAAAGGCGGTTACTTCCATGTGCTCTTGATTTAATGTCACTTGTTTAGCGGCCAAATCAATTTGAAGCGCACCTGAGCTAATGGTCGGTTTTACAAAGCCTGCACTGCGTCTAACCAATGCGTCAAGTCTTGCAACTAATTCTTCTTTTTGAAACGGTTTAACCAGGTAATCATCTGCGCCAGCATTAAGCCCTTCAACTTTATCTTGCCAATTAACACGGGCGGTTAGAATTAAAATTGGAGCTTTGACATCAGCATTACGAATATCAGAGATGAGTGTCATACCGTCTTTATCGGGTAAACCAAGATCAACAATTGCGATATCAATGGGGTAATTTGTTGCTTGATAAAAGCCTTCTTTTGCCGTTAAGGCCACTTGGACTTGATTGCCAAGCTCAGTCAACTGCACATT is a window of Shewanella donghaensis DNA encoding:
- a CDS encoding response regulator, with protein sequence MRILVIEDDPILSHHLNVQLTELGNQVQVALTAKEGFYQATNYPIDIAIVDLGLPDKDGMTLISDIRNADVKAPILILTARVNWQDKVEGLNAGADDYLVKPFQKEELVARLDALVRRSAGFVKPTISSGALQIDLAAKQVTLNQEHMEVTAFEYLILEYLMRHCHEVVAKQRLLDVVYGDKEGDPNTIEVMVSRIRKKLNNGGIDNPIATIRGQGYKFNLPCA